A DNA window from Anastrepha ludens isolate Willacy chromosome 6, idAnaLude1.1, whole genome shotgun sequence contains the following coding sequences:
- the LOC128866165 gene encoding serine protease inhibitor 42Dd, which produces MRWFIAILFLFNHLLSRDVAANAIQDRNLFATELFQTIAADKQHENVIISPVAIQTALGLAYYGADGQTATELQKSLHAQSQSRSTIAKSYYKLLHSFVKPKTILEIANKIYAKDALVIEPEFRDAARKYFDSDAEQLDFTDEPKAVELINDWLAKKTNGKIEHVLDSIEPDINVALVNAIYFKAKWARPFMDDETSDRPFWINDNESVNVSTMFADNWYNYADYEELDAKAIELFFENTDLRMWFILPNKRNGLNELEQKLKGVDFNALEKRWEWSSVTVNLPKFKFEFDTDLKPYLLKLGIRTMFTDEADFSNMFHNSPISTRVSRVQHKAFIDVNEIGCEAAAASVAVGVPMSLPWDPKTFIADHPFVFIIRDEHAIYFTGHIARF; this is translated from the exons ATGAGGTGGTTCATAG CCATCCTATTTTTATTCAACCATTTGTTAAGCCGCGATGTTGCCGCCAATGCCATACAGGATCGCAATCTTTTTGCTACCGAGCTCTTTCAAACAATCGCCGCCGATAAGCAGCACGAGAATGTGATCATCTCACCTGTGGCTATACAAACAGCGTTAGGCTTGGCTTACTACGGCGCCGATGGCCAGACTGCCACCGAATTGCAGAAGAGTTTACATGCGCAGTCACAAAGTCGTAGTACCATCGCCAAAAGTTACTACAAATTGTTGCATTCATTCGTCAAACCCAAGACTATTTTGGAGATCGCCAACAAGATTTATGCCAAGGATGCGCTCGTAATTGAGCCGGAATTTCGTGATGCGGCACGAAAATATTTCGATTCCGATGCTGAGCAATTGGATTTCACCGATGAGCCGAAAGCTGTAGAATTGATTAACGATTGGCTTGCCAAGAAGACGAACGGCAAGATTGAACATGTTTTGGATAGTATTGAGCCAGATATTAATGTAGCGCTGGTCAATGCTATTTACTTCAAAGCCAAGTGGGCACGTCCTTTTATGGACGATGAAACGTCTGATCGTCCATTTTGGATCAACGACAATGAATCGGTGAACGTGTCCACAATGTTCGCTGACAACTGGTACAACTATGCTGACTATGAAGAATTGGATGCCAAAGCGATTGAATTGTTCTTTGAGAATACCGATTTGCGCATGTGGTTCATATTGCCGAACAAGCGTAACGGCCTTAACGAGCTGGAACAAAAATTGAAGGGTGTAGACTTTAATGCGCTCGAAAAGCGTTGGGAATGGAGCAGTGTAACAGTGAATTTGCcgaaattcaaatttgaattcgATACCGATCTGAAGCCGTACTTGCTGAAG CTTGGCATCAGGACTATGTTCACAGATGAAGCAGACTTTAGCAATATGTTCCACAACTCGCCGATTAGCACACGCGTGTCACGCGTCCAACACAAGGCTTTCATCGATGTGAATGAGATTGGTTGCGAAGCTGCAGCAGCCAGTG TTGCTGTGGGCGTGCCAATGTCCTTGCCGTGGGATCCAAAAACCTTCATTGCCGATCATCCTTTCGTATTCATCATTCGAGATGAGCATGCTATTTACTTTACCGGTCATATTGCAAGATTTTAG